From one Leptospira stimsonii genomic stretch:
- the rsgA gene encoding ribosome small subunit-dependent GTPase A, whose amino-acid sequence MSQSNSLLASYGWDPEVFLAEPSSDLIPARVISVYGEYSKILTYLGERRGIQSGVLLSSGESLVTGDWILVREIAGDDLCIVEKILPRKTFLKRASPGKRSQSQAIASNIDLLLVVMGLDNDYSPRRIERYLFLAKISGAEVAIVLNKRDLCDDPETKFSEIQKIAGDIPVLMISALDDSQTQSLMDWIRPGKTIAFLGSSGAGKSTIINSLLGEEIQKTNTLKASDGTGRHTTTHRELFLLPQGGILMDNPGIREVGLFSGGDENEIELIFPEIASAALDCRFRDCTHREEPGCAVQAAIVEGKIEEERYASYRKLLKELQAYKALSDPIEAQKRKQMDKQMAKALRNRLKDKGRM is encoded by the coding sequence ATGTCACAATCAAATTCGCTACTCGCCTCGTACGGCTGGGATCCGGAAGTATTTCTCGCGGAACCCTCGTCCGATCTCATTCCTGCACGGGTCATTTCCGTTTATGGAGAATATTCAAAAATTCTAACATATCTTGGGGAACGTCGTGGGATCCAATCCGGAGTTTTGTTATCCTCCGGAGAATCTCTCGTAACCGGTGATTGGATTCTCGTTCGGGAAATTGCTGGAGACGACCTTTGTATCGTAGAAAAAATTCTTCCGAGAAAAACGTTCTTAAAACGGGCGAGTCCGGGAAAACGAAGTCAATCCCAGGCGATCGCGTCGAATATCGATCTGTTGCTCGTAGTGATGGGGCTGGACAACGACTACAGTCCGAGAAGAATCGAACGTTATCTTTTCCTGGCGAAGATCAGCGGCGCGGAAGTCGCGATCGTTCTCAACAAACGGGATTTATGCGACGATCCGGAAACGAAATTCTCCGAGATTCAAAAAATCGCGGGCGATATTCCCGTATTGATGATTTCGGCGCTGGATGATTCCCAAACACAGAGTTTGATGGATTGGATTCGACCCGGAAAGACGATCGCGTTCCTCGGTTCGTCCGGAGCGGGTAAATCGACGATCATTAATTCTTTGTTAGGTGAAGAGATTCAGAAAACGAATACGCTCAAAGCCAGCGACGGAACGGGAAGGCATACGACGACTCACCGGGAACTTTTTCTTTTGCCTCAAGGCGGGATTTTGATGGACAATCCCGGAATAAGAGAAGTGGGCCTTTTTTCCGGAGGAGACGAAAACGAAATCGAACTCATCTTCCCCGAAATCGCTTCTGCGGCTTTGGATTGTCGTTTTCGAGATTGTACCCATCGAGAAGAACCGGGTTGTGCGGTTCAGGCCGCGATCGTAGAAGGAAAAATCGAGGAAGAACGTTATGCGTCTTATCGAAAACTTCTGAAAGAGTTGCAGGCTTATAAAGCTCTTTCGGATCCGATCGAGGCTCAGAAGCGCAAGCAAATGGACAAACAAATGGCCAAAGCTCTTAGAAATCGGCTGAAAGATAAAGGAAGAATGTAG